Proteins co-encoded in one Apteryx mantelli isolate bAptMan1 chromosome 4, bAptMan1.hap1, whole genome shotgun sequence genomic window:
- the LOC136991909 gene encoding olfactory receptor 4S2-like, with protein MENVSSVKEFILLGLSKNQGVQKICFVVFLFFYIVIVAGNLLIVVTVVSSQRLNSPMYFFLCHLSIADICFSSATAPKMIADFLVEKKTISFGGCMAQLFMGHFFGCAEIFILTAMAYDRYFAICRPLHYTTLMTRRVCGWMVMGSWVGGFVHSLVQTLITVSLPFCGPNKIDHYCCDVHPLLQLACADTYVAGIIVVANGGMIALVSFFILVTSYIVILLSLKKRTSEGRYKALSTCGSHITVVILFFGPCTFIYIRPSSNLSEDKRVAVFYTVITPMLNPLIYTLRNEEMKSAMRKLWNRKVWTEK; from the coding sequence atggagaatgtaagcagtgtgaaggaattcattcttctgggcctttcaaagaaccaaggggtgcagaaaatatgttttgtggtgtttttgttcttctatattgttattgtggcaggaaatctgctcattgttgtcactgtagttagcagtcagcgtctgaactcccccatgtatttctttctctgccacctgtccattgcagatatttgcttctcttctgccacagctcccaaaatgattgctgacttccttgttgaaaagaaaaccatttcctttgggggttgcatggcacagctattcatgggacatttctttggctgcgctgagatcttcatcctcacagcgatggcctatgatcgctactttgccatatgcagacccctgcactacaccaccctcatgaccaggcgtgtgtgtggctggatggtgatgggttcatgggtggggggctttgtgcactccctagtgcagaccctcataactgttagcctccctttttgtggccccaacaaaattgaccactactgttgcgatgtccatcccctactacaactggcctgtgccgacacctatgttgcgggcatcattgtcgttgccaatggtggaatgattgccttggtctctttcttcatcctggtcacatcctacattgtcattttgttatccttgaaaaaacgaacgtccgaagggcggtacaaagccctctccacctgtgggtcccacattactgtggtgattctcttctttgggccttgcacattcatctacatacgcccatccagcaatctctcggaggacaagagggtagctgtcttttacactgtcatcacacccatgctgaacccactcatctacacactgagaaatgaggagatgaaaagtgccatgagaaaactgtggaatagaaaagtctggactgaaaag